In Chanodichthys erythropterus isolate Z2021 chromosome 9, ASM2448905v1, whole genome shotgun sequence, a genomic segment contains:
- the arid5a gene encoding AT-rich interactive domain-containing protein 5A isoform X1, protein MVLDPRGEVDAGEAELEDCENTKQEMNSPNQTSREMENLVSTNSSEESSRTEQSESEERTFVTNLYCFMKERGTPIERIPHLGFKQINLWKIYKAVETLGGYDAVTARRLWKNVYDELGGSPGSTSAATCTRRHYERLVLPFERQLRGEEDKPLPPSKPRKQYKRSPENRGSKPESKKKRKMEREECEEKMGSDHHCERGICSHHSTWMSSSDRLDSEKSSTVPVHGPHPGTCSRENPLLQTPTPAEVISPLEKKKRLAQASLTAPASGSSEDGAELGRPSVIQISQSSQSPACPSSTRTRHSSDGSPLPVSSPSGSLSRSPSPYSVSSEDCIAVTTQKSPVKETESKTPSHLPTLPTSKAGTTRVYKPLSCYPNSKELANYHHYHYREFLQAGPHHSEKTQRNLSWTSDGKSGTRLISHRLPSPVYPKACWVPHTSSFSNVPQRDPCRSLQHTFKPHMSYHQHLLKRPTTDDAYSKKIPVPSQLRMTDRKDKAKTMLPKPLPTQQYLLHPHGNLTMPYLPTLERPRGDLAEQLKALPLQPVLLPTHLTIPQTHSMHCPPMGTPFPGSYEAALPSYPYPFPIWHPPAGYNMTGMQPY, encoded by the exons ACCAGCAGGGAGATGGAGAACTTGGTATCCACCAATAGCAGTGAGGAGAGTTCCAGAACTGAGCAATCAGAGAGTGAAGAAAGGACCTTTGTGACCAATCTGTACTGTTTTATGAAGGAGAGAGGCACGCCAATAGAGAGAATTCCCCACCTTGGCTTTAAACAGA TCAACCTGTGGAAAATCTACAAAGCCGTGGAGACACTTGGAGGATATGATGCG GTAACCGCGCGGAGGCTATGGAAGAATGTGTACGACGAACTGGGTGGTAGTCCAGGCAGTACTAGTGCAGCCACCTGCACACGCAGACACTACGAAAG GTTGGTGTTGCCCTTTGAGAGGCAACTGAGAGGGGAGGAGGACAAACCGCTGCCACCTTCCAAACCTCGCAAACAGTACAAGAGAAGCCCTGAGAACAGGGGAAGTAAGCCAGAGAgcaagaagaagaggaagatgGAGAGAGAAGAGTGCGAG GAGAAAATGGGATCAGATCATCACTGTGAGAGAGGCATATGTTCCCATCACAGTACATGGATGTCATCATCCGATCGCCTAGACTCTGAGAAGTCGTCCACGGTTCCTGTCCATGGTCCGCACCCTGGCACCTGCTCCAGGGAGAACCCCCTCCTTCAGACTCCCACCCCGGCTGAGGTGATCTCTCCCTTGGAGAAGAAGAAGCGTCTGGCCCAGGCTAGCCTCACCGCCCCTGCCTCTGGCTCCTCTGAAGATGGTGCAGAACTGGGGAGACCCTCCGTCATTCAGATATCCCAGTCTTCCCAGTCTCCTGCTTGCCCTTCATCTACGCGCACCCGCCACTCTTCCGATGGCTCGCCCCTCCCCGTCTCCTCTCCGTCCGGCTCCTTATCCCGTAGCCCATCTCCTTACTCGGTCTCCTCTGAAGACTGTATAGCCGTGACGACCCAGAAGTCTCCAGTCAAAGAGACTGAAAGTAAGACACCTTCTCATTTGCCCACTCTCCCCACATCCAAGGCTGGTACCACCAGAGTTTACAAGCCTCTCAGCTGTTACCCCAACAGCAAAGAACTTGCCAACTATCACCACTACCATTACCGGGAATTCCTGCAAGCTGGTCCACACCACTCTGAAAAGACCCAAAGGAATCTTTCATGGACCTCGGATGGTAAATCCGGCACCAGACTTATATCCCACAGGCTGCCCTCACCTGTCTACCCCAAAGCCTGCTGGGTCCCTCATACCTCCAGCTTCTCCAATGTCCCACAGCGTGATCCCTGCAGGTCACTACAGCACACTTTTAAGCCACACATGTCCTACCACCAGCACCTCCTAAAGAGGCCCACCACCGATGATGCCTACTCGAAGAAGATACCAGTGCCCTCTCAACTTCGCATGACGGACAGGAAAGATAAAGCAAAGACTATGTTGCCCAAGCCTCTGCCTACCCAGCAGTACCTCCTCCACCCCCATGGCAATCTGACAATGCCCTACCTGCCAACCTTAGAGAGACCCCGGGGAGACTTAGCCGAACAGTTGAAGGCTCTTCCTCTTCAACCTGTACTTCTTCCAACCCATCTAACAATACCTCAGACCCACTCTATGCATTGCCCGCCAATGGGCACCCCCTTTCCTGGGTCTTATGAGGCTGCTTTGCCCTCCTACCCTTACCCGTTTCCAATCTGGCATCCACCTGCTGGGTACAACATGACGGGCATGCAGCCATACTGA
- the arid5a gene encoding AT-rich interactive domain-containing protein 5A isoform X2: protein MNSPNQTSREMENLVSTNSSEESSRTEQSESEERTFVTNLYCFMKERGTPIERIPHLGFKQINLWKIYKAVETLGGYDAVTARRLWKNVYDELGGSPGSTSAATCTRRHYERLVLPFERQLRGEEDKPLPPSKPRKQYKRSPENRGSKPESKKKRKMEREECEEKMGSDHHCERGICSHHSTWMSSSDRLDSEKSSTVPVHGPHPGTCSRENPLLQTPTPAEVISPLEKKKRLAQASLTAPASGSSEDGAELGRPSVIQISQSSQSPACPSSTRTRHSSDGSPLPVSSPSGSLSRSPSPYSVSSEDCIAVTTQKSPVKETESKTPSHLPTLPTSKAGTTRVYKPLSCYPNSKELANYHHYHYREFLQAGPHHSEKTQRNLSWTSDGKSGTRLISHRLPSPVYPKACWVPHTSSFSNVPQRDPCRSLQHTFKPHMSYHQHLLKRPTTDDAYSKKIPVPSQLRMTDRKDKAKTMLPKPLPTQQYLLHPHGNLTMPYLPTLERPRGDLAEQLKALPLQPVLLPTHLTIPQTHSMHCPPMGTPFPGSYEAALPSYPYPFPIWHPPAGYNMTGMQPY, encoded by the exons ACCAGCAGGGAGATGGAGAACTTGGTATCCACCAATAGCAGTGAGGAGAGTTCCAGAACTGAGCAATCAGAGAGTGAAGAAAGGACCTTTGTGACCAATCTGTACTGTTTTATGAAGGAGAGAGGCACGCCAATAGAGAGAATTCCCCACCTTGGCTTTAAACAGA TCAACCTGTGGAAAATCTACAAAGCCGTGGAGACACTTGGAGGATATGATGCG GTAACCGCGCGGAGGCTATGGAAGAATGTGTACGACGAACTGGGTGGTAGTCCAGGCAGTACTAGTGCAGCCACCTGCACACGCAGACACTACGAAAG GTTGGTGTTGCCCTTTGAGAGGCAACTGAGAGGGGAGGAGGACAAACCGCTGCCACCTTCCAAACCTCGCAAACAGTACAAGAGAAGCCCTGAGAACAGGGGAAGTAAGCCAGAGAgcaagaagaagaggaagatgGAGAGAGAAGAGTGCGAG GAGAAAATGGGATCAGATCATCACTGTGAGAGAGGCATATGTTCCCATCACAGTACATGGATGTCATCATCCGATCGCCTAGACTCTGAGAAGTCGTCCACGGTTCCTGTCCATGGTCCGCACCCTGGCACCTGCTCCAGGGAGAACCCCCTCCTTCAGACTCCCACCCCGGCTGAGGTGATCTCTCCCTTGGAGAAGAAGAAGCGTCTGGCCCAGGCTAGCCTCACCGCCCCTGCCTCTGGCTCCTCTGAAGATGGTGCAGAACTGGGGAGACCCTCCGTCATTCAGATATCCCAGTCTTCCCAGTCTCCTGCTTGCCCTTCATCTACGCGCACCCGCCACTCTTCCGATGGCTCGCCCCTCCCCGTCTCCTCTCCGTCCGGCTCCTTATCCCGTAGCCCATCTCCTTACTCGGTCTCCTCTGAAGACTGTATAGCCGTGACGACCCAGAAGTCTCCAGTCAAAGAGACTGAAAGTAAGACACCTTCTCATTTGCCCACTCTCCCCACATCCAAGGCTGGTACCACCAGAGTTTACAAGCCTCTCAGCTGTTACCCCAACAGCAAAGAACTTGCCAACTATCACCACTACCATTACCGGGAATTCCTGCAAGCTGGTCCACACCACTCTGAAAAGACCCAAAGGAATCTTTCATGGACCTCGGATGGTAAATCCGGCACCAGACTTATATCCCACAGGCTGCCCTCACCTGTCTACCCCAAAGCCTGCTGGGTCCCTCATACCTCCAGCTTCTCCAATGTCCCACAGCGTGATCCCTGCAGGTCACTACAGCACACTTTTAAGCCACACATGTCCTACCACCAGCACCTCCTAAAGAGGCCCACCACCGATGATGCCTACTCGAAGAAGATACCAGTGCCCTCTCAACTTCGCATGACGGACAGGAAAGATAAAGCAAAGACTATGTTGCCCAAGCCTCTGCCTACCCAGCAGTACCTCCTCCACCCCCATGGCAATCTGACAATGCCCTACCTGCCAACCTTAGAGAGACCCCGGGGAGACTTAGCCGAACAGTTGAAGGCTCTTCCTCTTCAACCTGTACTTCTTCCAACCCATCTAACAATACCTCAGACCCACTCTATGCATTGCCCGCCAATGGGCACCCCCTTTCCTGGGTCTTATGAGGCTGCTTTGCCCTCCTACCCTTACCCGTTTCCAATCTGGCATCCACCTGCTGGGTACAACATGACGGGCATGCAGCCATACTGA
- the cox5bb gene encoding cytochrome c oxidase subunit 5B1 has protein sequence MRSVLVRMAARLLLRSATRAAVYSRRPLPSAAVVRGLASGGIPTDDEQATGLEKIVLQASKKGTDPYSILKPKEYAGSKQDPHIVPSITNKRMVGCVCEEDNTAVVWFWLHQGEAQRCPSCGAYYKLVPHELPH, from the exons ATGCGCAGTGTTTTGGTAAGAATGGCAGCCAGACTCCTCTTGCGATCAGCGACCCGTGCTGCTGTTTACAGCCGGCGGCCTCTCCCATCTGCAGCTGTCGTTAGGGGACTGGCATCTGGAG GCATTCCCACAGATGATGAGCAGGCCACCGGTCTGGAGAAGATCGTGTTGCAAGCTTCCAAGAAAGGAACG GATCCATATAGCATTTTAAAACCGAAGGAGTATGCCGGCTCCAAACAAGACCCTCATATCGTCCCCTCCATAACCAACAAGAGGATGGTTGGCTGTGTTT gTGAAGAAGACAACACTGCAGTGGTTTGGTTTTGGTTGCATCAGGGTGAGGCCCAGCGCTGCCCATCCTGTGGCGCTTACTACAAACTCGTTCCACACGAGTTACCCCACTGA
- the gins4 gene encoding DNA replication complex GINS protein SLD5: MADGLSDGSDLSAGEEGQEDVLTPAELITKLEEAWLNEKFSPELLENKSELVECVMEQLTHMEENLQRVRKGDVKASVHRMEIDRIRFVLSSYLRSRLQKIEKFFPHVLEKEKSRADGDPSFLSPEEFAFAKEYLANTEVYLRAVALKHMPPNLQNIDMLKAVPEPCLDSFVFLRVKERQENILVEPETDEQREYVVDLDEGSQHLMRYRTIAPLVSSGAVQLI; the protein is encoded by the exons ATGGCAGACGGGCTGTCAGATGGCAGTGATCTCAGTGCAGGAGAGGAGGGTCAGGAGGATGTGTTGACCCCAGCAGAGCTCATCACTAAACTGGAGGAG GCTTGGCTTAATGAGAAGTTTTCTCCAGAACTGTTGGAGAACAAGTCCGAGTTGGTGGAGTGTGTGATGGAGCAGCTCACACACATG GAGGAAAATCTCCAGAGGGTGAGGAAAGGTGATGTGAAGGCCAGTGTCCATCGCATGGAGATCGATCGCATCCGCTTCGTTCTGAGCAGCTACCTGCGCTCCAGGCTCCAGAAG ATAGAGAAGTTTTTCCCTCATGTTCTGGAGAAAGAAAAGTCACGTGCAGATGGAGATCCTTCGTTTCTCTCTCCTGAAGAGTTTGCCTTCGCTAAAGA GTATCTGGCCAACACCGAGGTTTACCTGCGAGCCGTGGCTCTGAAACACATGCCTCCAAACCTGCAGAACATCGACATGCTGAAGGCCG ttCCTGAGCCGTGTCTGGACTCGTTCGTGTTCCTGAGAGTGAAAGAGAGGCAGGAGAATATCCTGGTGGAGCCTGAGACAGATGAGCAGAG GGAGTATGTTGTGGACTTGGATGAAGGTTCACAGCACCTGATGCGTTACCGTACTATAGCGCCTCTAGTGTCCAGCGGTGCAGTGCAACTTATTTGA